In a single window of the Esox lucius isolate fEsoLuc1 chromosome 22, fEsoLuc1.pri, whole genome shotgun sequence genome:
- the nhej1 gene encoding non-homologous end-joining factor 1: MEKDGGDGALLECPWLPVCISGSQLLAKTWFRDTTYRILLTDLHSVWEEEMDTEAIQDRAQQLNRRLRAPVHAFFSRLCEAALPILSGQGCGGSEAGAVAPAHFSLTRPGGEVHLKLKSELAGVPFYWEFRCSPAPVALVCSQLVRPLLLMSRLLQKQMGQMGALLTRKDVEIQDYRDNGAVLSRERLQTELFEKQIYEETFLAQAIPQVCAGQDCLGFNSEMQELYSAVTRYSNTNARERKISERHAPKEDESTKQDQELSHAPSKSQSTGDSVNHGPGQLGRIRPGDQDGLTDTERSSEEQTKRPIPASASDRHTARPKKKKAKGIFG, from the exons atggagaaagatggaggtGATGGGGCTCTGCTGGAGTGTCCCTGGCTTCCAGTGTGCATCAGTGGGTCTCAGCTCCTGGCCAAGACCTGGTTTCGGGACACAACGTACCGCATCCTCCTCACTGACCTGCACTCTGTgtgggaggaggagatggacaCCGAGGCCATTCAGGACCGAGCACAG CAGCTGAACAGGCGATTGCGTGCTCCCGTCCACGCTTTTTTCTCCCGCCTGTGCGAGGCAGCTCTCCCTATCCTCTCCGGACAGGGTTGTGGAGGGTCAGAAGCTGGCGCGGTGGCGCCGGCCCACTTCTCCCTCACACGGCCAGGCGGCGAGGTCCACCTGAAGCTGAAGAGTGAGCTGGCTGGGGTACCCTTCTACTGGGAGTTCCGCTGCAGCCCAGCTCCTGTGGCATTG GTGTGCAGTCAGCTTGTGCGCCCCCTGCTGTTGATGAGCAGGTTACTGCAGAAGCAGATGGGCCAAATGGGAGCTCTCCTGACCAGGAAAGACGTGGAGATCCAAGACTACAGAGACAACGGGGCAGTGCTGAGCAGAG AGCGATTGCAGACAGAGTTGTTTGAGAAGCAGATCTACGAGGAGACTTTCTTGGCACAA gCTATACCACAGGTATGTGCGGGACAGGACTGTCTTGGGTTCAACTCCGAGATGCAGGAGCTCTACTCGGCCGTGACCCGCTACAGCAACACAAACGCTCGCGAGCGCAAGATCTCCGAGAGACACGCCCCCAAAGAGGACGAGTCAACCAAACAGGACCAAGAGCTTAGCCACGCCCCCAGCAAATCCCAGTCCACAG GGGACAGTGTAAATCATGGGCCGGGTCAACTGGGCCGGATTAGACCTGGTGACCAAGATGGATTGACAGACACTGAGAGGTCCAGTGAAGAACAG ACGAAACGTCCAATTCCTGCTTCTGCTTCCGATCGGCACACAGCACGACCCAAGAAGAAAAAAGCTAAGGGAATCTTTGGATGA
- the LOC105023172 gene encoding indian hedgehog B protein, which produces MLLPWLVTCLVGCAVILSPVSEGCGPGRGYGKRRSSRKLAPLAYKQFSPNVAEKTLGASGRYEGKITRNSERFKELTPNYNPDIIFKDEENTGADRMMTQRCKDKLNSLAISVMNLWPGVRLRVTEGWDEDGHHSEESLHYEGRAVDITTSDRDRNKYAMLARLAVEAGFDWVYYESKAHVHCSVKSEHSVAAKSGGCFPGGAWVTLEDGSKRLIRDVRPGERVLASSASDGSGALVYSEVLTFLDRDPATRKQFYSIRTESGATLPLTAAHLLFVSEGNCSEGAEPTPGSMRTIYASDARLGQCVLTTVASEGVRQGEESMKGAGRFSRISRVSVHEDVGVYAPLTRHGTLAVNGVVASCYAVVDGHGLAHWAFAPLRLLYHWTGFAGSHFGDTGVHWYSQLLYWIGSLLLDSEHFHPWGLTDPGR; this is translated from the exons ATGCTGCTCCCCTGGCTCGTGACGTGCCTCGTCGGTTGCGCAGTGATTCTCTCGCCGGTCAGCGAGGGCTGCGGGCCGGGACGGGGATATGGGAAGAGGCGGTCATCGAGAAAGCTTGCGCCTCTTGCCTACAAGCAGTTTAGTCCCAATGTAGCCGAGAAGACACTAGGCGCGAGCGGTCGATATGAAGGGAAAATTACCCGGAACTCCGAGCGCTTCAAAGAGCTCACTCCGAACTACAACCCTGACATCATATTCAAAGATGAAGAGAACACAGGGGCAGACCGGATGATGACACAG CGCTGCAAGGACAAGCTAAACTCACTAGCCATCTCTGTAATGAACCTATGGCCGGGGGTGCGCCTGCGGGTCACCGAGGGCTGGGACGAGGACGGACACCATTCGGAGGAGTCGCTGCACTACGAGGGACGGGCGGTCGACATCACAACCTCTGACCGCGACCGCAACAAGTACGCAATGTTGGCTAGACTCGCGGTGGAGGCTGGCTTCGATTGGGTCTACTACGAGTCCAAGGCCCACGTGCACTGCAGCGTCAAGTCAG agcACTCTGTTGCGGCTAAGTCAGGGGGGTGTTTTCCGGGAGGGGCGTGGGTGACCCTAGAAGACGGGAGTAAAAGGTTGATCCGGGACGTGCGGCCGGGTGAGCGAGTTCTTGCCTCGTCGGCAAGCGACGGCAGTGGAGCGCTAGTTTACAGTGAGGTTCTCACCTTCCTTGATCGTGACCCCGCGACGCGGAAGCAGTTCTATTCCATCAGGACAGAAAGCGGGGCTACCCTGCCACTCACCGCCGCTCACCTGCTGTTTGTATCTGAGGGAAACTGCTCGGAAGGGGCGGAGCCGACTCCTGGTAGTATGAGGACGATATACGCCAGCGACGCGAGGCTGGGACAGTGCGTGCTGACGACAGTGGCCAGTGAGGGGGTCAGACAGGGTGAGGAGTCGATGAAAGGCGCGGGGCGTTTCTCACGCATCTCCCGGGTGAGTGTGCATGAGGACGTAGGAGTGTATGCCCCCCTCACCCGCCACGGGACGTTGGCGGTGAACGGTGTGGTGGCGTCGTGCTATGCGGTGGTGGACGGGCACGGCCTGGCTCACTGGGCCTTCGCCCCCTTGCGCCTGCTGTACCATTGGACTGGCTTTGCTGGAAGCCATTTTGGAGACACTGGGGTTCACTGGTACTCCCAGTTGCTGTACTGGATAGGCAGTCTACTGCTGGACTCTGAACACTTCCACCCCTGGGGACTGACTGATCCAGGGAGGTGA